GCCACTGGAGCCGCAGGGGTAGTTGGTGTTGCGGTGGTTTCAGCGGCGTTTGCCATTGAAGCGCCAAAAGCCAGAGATGATGCCAACATTAAAGCAGTTAATTTACGCATAATTATGATTCCTCAAATAGTGTGTTCGTTGTTGCGTTGATGGAATTAAGTCTATAGGTCTAAATATATAGTAGTTACACGCTGAGTAAATAAACGAAAGGAGAAAAACCAAAAAAAAGGCAATTATGGAGAGAGTGTGAAGATTGAGGGTTTATTTTAAACACAACGCTAAGATAAACCTTAAAATAACAAATTCCGGCGTTTTATTCTAGCTCAGATTAATATTTACAGCCTCTGCGATGTTCTTTAAAGCAATGTTTATTATTGTTCAGAGCAGCATAACGCTTTCACTTTTATCCCGTAGCACGCTTCTCTATGCAAATATTTTGCTACAGGCATGGATGGCTCTCCTCCCCCAGATATCCCGCTTTGTGATCCAGTAGCCAAATTCACAACACCGAATCCATAAAAACAAAACAGTGTTTCATTTTTAATTGAATTACGTATCAGAAGGATCTAACATGCCTGCATCGACACGAACAGAGCCCCAGACTGTTCATGCCTGCCAAACACTCAAACGAATATCGACGAGGTGAAAGATGGAAGTCCGTCAAAGCATTCATAGCGACCATGCCAAGCAGCTCGACACCGAGGGTCTACGCCGCGAGTTTTTAGTTGAAACCATTTTTGATGCCGATCAGTACACCATGGTGTATAGCCATATTGACCGCATCATTGTCGGCGGCGTTATGCCGGTGCAAAAAACCGTCGCTATCGGCGCTGAAGTAGGTAAACAACTCGGCGTGAGCTATTTCCTAGAACGCCGCGAACTCGGCGTTATCAACATCGGCGGTCCAGGCACCATCACCATTGACGGCGAATGCTATGAAATCGACCATCGTGAAGCTCTCTACGTTGGTAAAGGCGCACGCGATATTGCTTTCGCCAGCGTAAACGCCAGCCAACCGGCAAAGTTCTACTACAACTGTGCACCGGCTCACACCACGTTCCCAACCAAAAAGATCACGCCCGCTGACGCCTCACCGCAAACGCTCGGCGATGCAAAAACCAGTAACCGCCGCACCATCAACAAATATATGGTTCCTGACGTGCTGCAAACCTGCCAGCTGTCAATGGGGCTAACCGAGTTAGAAGAAGGCAATCTATGGAACACCATGCCGTGCCATACCCACGAGCGTCGCATGGAGGTCTATTTCTATTTCAACATGGATGATGATTCCTGCGTTTTCCACATGATGGGTCAACCGCAGGAAACCCGCCACATTGTGATGCACAACGAACAGGCCGTCATTTCACCAAGCTGGTCAATTCATTCCGGCGTGGGCACCAAGGCATATACCTTTATTTGGGGAATGGTTGGCGAAAATCAGGTCTTCGACGATATGGACCACGTTGCTGTTAAAGATATTCGCTAAGCCCTAGCTCACTCATTTCTGCGGCTGCTTAATGACAACCAGCCGCCCTCAAAGGATATAAAACATGATTCTTGATGCATTTTCGTTGCAGGGTAAAGTGGCGCTGGTTACAGGCTGTGATACCGGTCTTGGTCAGGGAATGGCCGTTGGTTTAGCACAGGCTGGCTGCGATATTATTGGTATTAACATCGTTGAGCCAACTGAAACCATTAAACAGATCGCTGCGCTAGGCCGTCGTTTCTTAAGCCTTACCGCGGATTTGCGCGATACGTCGGTTATTTCCGATCTGGTCGCTCGCGCAGCCAGTGAGTTTGGCCATATTGATATTTTGGTCAATAACGCCGGTATTATCCGCCGTCAGGATGCACTGGAATTCAGTGAAAAAGATTGGGACGACGTGATGAATTTGAACATTAAGACCGTGTTCTTTATGTCTCAGGCCGTTGCCCGTCAGTTTATCGCCCAGGGCAAAGGCGGCAAGATCATCAACATCGCCTCAATGCTCTCTTTCCAAGGCGGGATCCGCGTGCCGTCTTATACCGCCTCTAAAAGCGCGGTGATGGGCGTGACCCGTTTGCTGGCCAACGAATGGGCGAAGCATCAGATTAACGTTAATGCCATTGCTCCCGGTTACATGGCCACTAACAATACGCAGCAGTTGCGCGCCGATGAAGCGCGTAGCGAAGAGATTTTAGACCGCATTCCTGCAGGTCGTTGGGGATTACCAGAAGATTTAATGGGCCCCGCGGTGTTCTTGGCATCACCGGCATCAGACTACATCAATGGCTACACGATCGCCGTCGATGGCGGCTGGTTAGCGCGTTAATTAATGCGTTTTCACTACGCTGGCGCCCTGCCAGCGTGGTTATTCTGTTTCATCCTGCATTGACACTCCCCGCGCCACGCCGTAACGTCCGCCTCAGCCTAAAGAATAATTGATAATCATCAGCGTGGGATCAATGTGAATACTCGTAACGCCTCTTTAACCGTATTAGCCGCAGGCAGTTTGCGTCGAGCACTAACCCCTATTTTGTCTCAGTTTAGCCAGCGACATCATGTGAGCATCCATGCGCAATTTGGCCCAGCCGGATTGCTACGGGAACAGATTGAAAGCGGCGCTCAGTGGGATCTGTTTGCTTCTGCTAATCAAGAACATCCACAAACGTTGCTCGACCACGGATTAGCAAATAGCGTGATGCCTTTTCTGCGCAACAAGCTATGTTTAACCACCCACCGAGCCAGAGTATCGCAGACCACAAACTGGCTCGATTTGCTGACCGACCCGCGCATGATCGTCGGCACTTCTACGCCCGGCTGCGATCCTTCCGGCGACTATACGTGGCAATTATTTGATCGCGTCGAACAGCGCCGTCCCGGCGCAGGTGAATTTTTGAAAACGCACGCCAAACAATTAGTTGGTGGGAAAGCGGGGTTGCAAGTCCCAGAGACGGAAATCGCTTCTGCATGGCTGATTCGCCAAGGTCTGGCTGATGTTTTCGTCGGTTACGCACACTATGCACAATGGTTAGAGCACGACGCCGATATTGCGGCGGTCACCATCTCCGAGGCTGACAATATATTCGCCACTTACGCGCTGGCGCTGCGCACTGACGCCGCTCAGCCACTGGCGGCCTATCTATTATCAATTGATATTCAGCAACAGTTTGTGAGCGCAGGGTTTGCGCTGCGTTAGTCCAAAGAAAGATCGAATATCGGGGTTAGCACCGACCGAGCTCCTACGGCAGATGGCAC
This is a stretch of genomic DNA from Hafnia alvei. It encodes these proteins:
- the kduD gene encoding 2-dehydro-3-deoxy-D-gluconate 5-dehydrogenase KduD; protein product: MILDAFSLQGKVALVTGCDTGLGQGMAVGLAQAGCDIIGINIVEPTETIKQIAALGRRFLSLTADLRDTSVISDLVARAASEFGHIDILVNNAGIIRRQDALEFSEKDWDDVMNLNIKTVFFMSQAVARQFIAQGKGGKIINIASMLSFQGGIRVPSYTASKSAVMGVTRLLANEWAKHQINVNAIAPGYMATNNTQQLRADEARSEEILDRIPAGRWGLPEDLMGPAVFLASPASDYINGYTIAVDGGWLAR
- the modA gene encoding molybdate ABC transporter substrate-binding protein — protein: MNTRNASLTVLAAGSLRRALTPILSQFSQRHHVSIHAQFGPAGLLREQIESGAQWDLFASANQEHPQTLLDHGLANSVMPFLRNKLCLTTHRARVSQTTNWLDLLTDPRMIVGTSTPGCDPSGDYTWQLFDRVEQRRPGAGEFLKTHAKQLVGGKAGLQVPETEIASAWLIRQGLADVFVGYAHYAQWLEHDADIAAVTISEADNIFATYALALRTDAAQPLAAYLLSIDIQQQFVSAGFALR
- the kduI gene encoding 5-dehydro-4-deoxy-D-glucuronate isomerase; this encodes MEVRQSIHSDHAKQLDTEGLRREFLVETIFDADQYTMVYSHIDRIIVGGVMPVQKTVAIGAEVGKQLGVSYFLERRELGVINIGGPGTITIDGECYEIDHREALYVGKGARDIAFASVNASQPAKFYYNCAPAHTTFPTKKITPADASPQTLGDAKTSNRRTINKYMVPDVLQTCQLSMGLTELEEGNLWNTMPCHTHERRMEVYFYFNMDDDSCVFHMMGQPQETRHIVMHNEQAVISPSWSIHSGVGTKAYTFIWGMVGENQVFDDMDHVAVKDIR